The genome window GTCCTCCAAGGAATGCTCTGCAAGTCTCTTTTCACTTTGTGTCTTCCAGTCTGAAGACTCCCAGTGGTTGGGTGTTCCTCTGTGTGGCTGCCACAGTAATTGGAAATAACTTTATCCTTTTGACCATCCCTCTGGCTTCTCCTCAGACGTCTCCTTGTGTCACTACCCCCTGACATCAGTCCTCTTGTAGCAGAGTTCTCATTCCTTCCCCCTTCATGGAGTTGCTGTATTTGAGAGCAGCGTTTGTCCGTAGTCACAGCCCAAACCTCTGCACTGTGAGACTTTGAGGCACTCCTTTTCCTGCAGCATAAGTcactgctgcagggcagtgagTGATGCCACTGtggcactgtgtgctgtggggcagcaggatgGCCTTGTTTAGCAGCTGTGACTTCAGGCTGCACAGACTTGTATCCTCCTGTGTACTTCATACCCTATATCTCTCTGCTTCCACTGAGCTTCTGCTAAGCCTGTTGTTAGTGCCCTAAATGAGGCTTTTTGGTTTCTAGCCTCTTTTTTCGTCTTTGCCTTCTGTGCAAAGCTCTGTATGTGTTGCTGGAGTATTTTagagctgctctgttctgtCTTTTGCTGCAGGTGACTGAAAGCTTCCTAAGCAAAGAAGTCAGCTATGTGGTGTCCAGCAAAAAAGAAGCCAAACGAAGCAGATCCAGGGCTTGGACTGAAAAGAGGGGTAACGTGACCTCAGAGGATACAAAagcccacagctcagcaccttCCTCCTCCAAAGAGAATCACACCAGGCCTCAGCAGAAGCCACCAGACACTGTAAGAGCTATTTAGGTTAAGGCCAACCCAAAGGTTATCCCAAGGGATTTATAGAGTACAACCGGTGTTGGAAGGTATCTGTTGCTGCTCtgagtgttctttttttcctcctatctCATTTGTACCAATGTCCCTGGTGTCTGTGCTTCGTTGCTCCCTCTAATGTGCATGTCACAGCTTTGAGCTAGCAAGCAAAGGATATCTGTTCAAATGACAGAGGAAACTGAGGGCTTTGCTGGCTTCCTAACAGAACACACAGTCCATCCCAATGCAGGAATAtgtctagggaaaaaaaaaaaaaaacacaacaggatTATAAGCAAACCAAATCTGCTTCAGAACCATTGCAGGCTGCGGTTGTGTGCTGACAGGCACAGgtgcagggcacagcagctggctctgcaggaAGGACTAGCAAGGACATTTCTAGCCCCTGCCAACCTCTTGGCACATGGGGTTGTagaactgagctgctgcttcctcttgGCTCGCTCTGAAGCTGTTCAATAAAAGCCAAGCCTTGGCTGACTGACTGCCTACTGTGGATGTGAAGGGTGTCTGCGGTTTGTGTTCCCTGGAAATGCAAGTTCTGCTCTCTTTGAGATGAATTCTTGGCTGGATTCCTCAGCAGAGCAGGCATCTCTAGAAATCATTGCTGTTGGGCAGCCTCGTTGCCCTTAGCTTGCTGCTGTCCAAGGAGCTGTTTGCTGGAACATAATGCTcggctgctttctctgcaggcCCTGATCAGCAGGggaagggagctgctgcagaaggccATGAAGAATCAGGTGAGCAGCACGTGGCCTGGCTTTCCTTAAGCTGAGTGTTCAAAGgactgctgagcagtgcagaacCAGTGCCAGGTTCTCTCGGAGCCCCTCCTGCTGAGGGGAGCAGACTGGGGCTGGTAACAGTACGATTCTGTCCGATGGTTCTGTGAAGTTGGTGGTTCTGCAGGATGCTGTGCAGTGCTTCTTCACAGAGCCACACCATCCTTCCCTGGTAGCTGCTTCCAGGGTCTGTCCCAACAATCTGGTTGCTCCACATGAGAGAATTGTTAACACAGGACCATAATTAGGTGAAATTTTAGAACTAAAGACACGTTGCTAGAGCAGTGGGGTCGGTCAGTGACCACTTAGGAAGCTCACATGGTAAGAATTAAAACTCTGAGCTGTGTTCTGCTGTCCATTTGTGGTAGGTAGAGAGGAATTTAAACCTTCTGTGCTCTGAAGCTCACGTGCTAATAACTCCCACGCTTTGCTCTGTCAGTTGGGCAACAAGAAAACCCCACTGAAATGGGTTTGTTGCTGCTTGGAGCTGTTCCCTGCCAAACCTCTCTGTTTGCACAGGACACCTGCAGCGGCAGCAGCATCCTCGCCAACGCTCGCTTGTGGGGAGTCCAGATTGTGCATGTGGATGGTATCCTTCTCTGTTATGCCGGGATTCAGTGGGAATCGGTgaatttattgttattattttagaGAGAGGCTGTGCAGGAAGGGTACAGCAAGTGTGGGATGGAAGATGGGAGGAATTGTGAGGAGTATGTGGTATTTAGTGATGCTTTGCTTGCATAGGGTGTGCTACTGTCACTTTCACTGTTGGGAAGTGAATAGCTCAGTCAGTGTCTGAATCCACCACCTTTACTAATTGGCCTGGAAATACAGATGGTGATAATGGCAGGACTTGGTTCATTAGGAGGTGCTGCTGGTTGAGGGCCTGTGCTGGAAGGTGCGTCCTGCCTCAGTGATGGATGGGGAAGGGGTGATGGGACAGACAGATGATGAAACTCTGCTTCTAATAATAGGTCTGGAGTAAAAGGTTCCTGAGTGGCCCATGACATTGACAgactgctgtggctgtgcttgTCTGGatgagcagccagctctgagctgcagcactgctgcagatcTGTCAGGGCTTTCCAATGTCCACACGCTGAGCAATTCCTGGTAGCATCCACTGCTACAGAGGCTTAAAGCCAAGGGATGAGATGGGGCACCTTCCTCAGCGTGCTGACTCTCTCATGGCTCACTCTTGGGTTCATGAACTGTGTAGTTGTGATGTTGTGCCTTGCTGAGCTCCTTGACAGCCCACCCCCACAGAAATGTTGTCATACGCTCAGCAGTTGCTGCGTGCTGCCTCGGGAGCATGGAAGCAGAGGACAGAGGTGAGTGACCCAAATTCCACCCAGCTGGAGGCGCTCGGGGCCCCTCAGTAGCTCTGAGAAATGTATCTCTCTCATCTAACGGAGGGGTCATCATGAAGGTGGGGCAGAAGATGAGAGCAGCAACCTGGATATTGTATTTAAATACCTCTAGGTAACTTGACAGCCCAAATATTGGGGGGGAAGAGGGACACAGTCTGCAGTGCAGAGTAGTGGGTGAGTGCTGTaatctcactgctgctctgggatCACTaatctctgctctgcttgcacTGTCTCCCATACTGAATGTGTCACTCTCTCCTCCAGGCACAGTGCCCCGTGTCAGGAGCTCACAAAGGTAGGCCTGGAAGTTGTTTCCCTGCACGTTCACACTCAGAGCCACTTGAAAATGCCTCAGAATTTGAATATCCATCTGAAACTTCATCAAACAAAAATATGGTGACCGACCAAGGCAGTTTTTGCAGCTCCTTGTCTGTGTGCAGCTGAGGGCGTTGTGCCTTCAAATACAGGCAGTGTTCTTAAAACCCTACAAACAGTTTGCAGCTTAACTCCCATCATCCCAAGGCACTTagtagctgtgctgctggcactgctcaaCCCGCTGGCTCCACTGTAGTTGTGAAGTATAATAATGCATCCTCCAGCAGAGAGCACATTCCTCACAACCCACTCACTTCTGCTAGGCTGGAATATGCAGCTGAGGCACCAAACAGGGAGGGGGCTGGGAAGCCCAGGTTGTCATCTGCAGTTAGATGGGAGTGAGGTGCAGTGCTGAGACTGGCATTGGTAATGCAGGATGGTTTGTGACTCGTGAATTTGGCTCATTGCAGAGCATCATAGAGCAGAATCCAACCTGGTTTCTTCCAGTATGATTTTCCAGtcttgggggggggagggtaCAAGAAGTTGTCAGATAAGGCATATTGTGTGCTGAGAGCTCAGAGCTCGTGGTGGTGGCACACTTTGAGCTCTTCCTGGGGATGTGTGGTGATAGCTGCCTCCACTCAGCCCTCTGCCACCAGCACTTATGCAGAAGCATTGATCCTGCACACAAATAGCTGCCTTGGTGACTTAGGGGTGTGTCTGATGCAAGCTCAGGGCTGAGACTCAAGGAATGTGCCCCTGAGGACAGGGAGGGGTCAACGTTCTGAGAGAATGAGGCTGAAACTTCCTTACAGAAAATATCACTGAGATGCAAGGGAGCAAAACCTCCTTTAGAGGCAGTAAGGGAGGTGTGAGGGAGCTGGTGTGAGGATCAGGCAGGTGCCAGCAGGCGCAGCttggtgtttgtttctttaccAGCTCTCAACTTGGATTTTCAGGCGTGGTGCTTAAAGGTGTGAGCAGTACTGATGAGTTTGGCTCTACAGCCCAGCTCTGTTggggaatgaatgaatgaatgaatgaatgaatgaatggaagggcaggctggaggggctctgagctcctgttTGGGCTGCGGGTGACCCTGTGGACTCCATAGTTGGACTGGAGGACTTCCAAAGGTTCTTCCAGCTCaaaccattcagtgattctatgactcctaACCCAGCTGTCTTCCcagcaggaaaactgaagcCCCCTTTTCTGAAGGTTGAAGACCAGAGCAGGTAAGAGAGACCTTTCCAAACATCACAGCCAAGCTACGTTACAATTCCTCAGGGAGGAACCCTAAACTGCTTCTCCTCACTTGTGGGATGGTGGATATTCTGTCCCCAGGGCGGAGTGTGGCTTCTTTGAGGGACGGTGATGCTCTCCATGGCATTCCCTGAGAGGAAGCAAATAGGGTTTAGAGAAACAATCTTTATAGTTTGTGTTGTCACTGGGGAAAAAGGTGCTCTGTGAGACCTGGCAGCAGTTACTTCCGTGCTCAGATTCCACATATGATCCTTGCAGGTCACTTAATCTGTTTGAGCCCTCTGAAATAGGGAAAGAGATTGAAGCACAGGAGGTCAGAGCTTGTAACTCGATTACAGCTCCAAGCCCAGGGGGACTGGATCTCTGTGGTGTTTCTAACAGTGCTCAGAGCACTAATTAATTGCTCTGAAGACAACATTTAAGGTGACTGCAGGGTCAAATACTGTATCAAATACCCATCTGAGGAGGGACAGTTCCTGACCATGCCACCATTGCTTCCTAATCTGCTTCTTCCAGGCAATTCCGGCCCTTCCACCATCAGTTCAAGAGCTTTCCTGACCTCAACCTCCTGGCACCCAAGGGCTCCAGCCCCTTTGAGCCTCCGAAGAACCTCTCCAATTCCTGCAGGGCCAGGTAAGTTGTAGCCACCTCAGTGCAAGCTTTTAATCCTGATGGCTTACAGGGCTTACAGAAGCACTTGTTGGGTGAGAGAAGTCCTGCTCTGGGCTCCATATCTGTAGCTCAaaggcagtgctgtgtcctTGGCCCCAGATCTGGGTGCATGCTGGAGGGCAGGGAAGAGCTTTGCTGTCACCTTACAGGGCTGTGGAGGGCAGCAATGGGGAGAAGAGCCCCAGGTCCACAGCGGTGCCGAAGAAGAGGAAGGGATTTTGTGAGTGCTGCCAGGAGACATTCGAAGAGCTGCAGAAGGTAAAGGCTCTGCCGTGTCCTGGCTCATCCCAGCAGTTATGGGGGCTGCACGGTGCCGTGGGTGATGGTGATGCGCCCATTGTTGGTACAGTCTGTTTGGAAGGAGAGTGGGTTCATCTGGCCTCAATGTGATCGGATCTGCCCTGCAGGCAGAAGCCATTGAGCTGCTCAGATTTCCTGCTTTGGGCCAGCAGTGGTTTATGGAGATGATGAGATGCTCATTGGTGGGTCTTGGAGAACCTCCAAGATGTAACCCTCCACTCTGTGTAAGGTGAGGAGCTGTTCTGTGGCAGCTGGAGGACGTTCTTATCTCTTTGATCAGCCAGGGATTTATCTCCTGTAGAGCACCAGTATGGCTTCCAGAGCCCAACCTTCAGTGACAGACAGCATGTATTTGGGATCTGCATTTTACTAACTGCTGGGAAAGCTGTGGGCTGCTGTTAGATACAGGCACAGCCCCTCATCATCAGGTGTCTATGGGAACAGAACACTGTCTGTAAGCAGCCAGGGGTGACAGCATTGCCTGTATTTCCTAACCTTGTTCCCAAGCAGTGGGGCTGTCTGGtgagggggctgtggggcccCACAGGCTGTGGGAACTGCTTGATCCAGCACATATCCCTCTTGTGAAAGGCTGAGCATTGCCAAAGggccttttcctccttccagcaCCTGCAGAGCCCTCAGCACAGACGCTTTGCCCTGGATGACTCTCATTACGCCTTGGTGGATCGTGTCATCTCACAGCTCACCAGCAGCATCACGGGGCAGCTGCCCAGGTACGTTGTGTGTCTGTGTCATCATGTGCTGAGCCCCATCAGTCTGAAACTGCTCAAGGAGGGGCAGGAAAAGGCTTCATCTTGCTGCGGGCACGGTGCTGTTGGGCCTTGAGATGGATCATTAAGGGATGGCTCTTTTCAGGGTGCCGCTGTCCTGCCTGACAGATGAACACTCAATGCCTCAAGCACAACGTGCTGCAGGAGCCGAGgtgctgacagcagtgctgggggaggagagacagcagggagctgtggggctgctgagtgCTGATCCTGACCCTGACATTGAGGGATGCTCCTCCTGTCTGCCCAGGGATGGGGTCAGTGATCCCACAGAAGCAGAGGAACCGATGGGGAGCTGCCCTTTAGAGCTGCCTGTTGGATCCAGGGCAGCAACTGCTGCTCCATCTGAACCCCATAGACTTCTGCACAcccctcctgcctgcaggaagCGCCCGCTGTGCCCCACTCAGCCCACCCCGCTGGGGAAGAAGCCCCGAGTGGAGCTGGGGGCCATCCCCACTCCCAGCCCTGTGTTCCCACACACCCCTCCATGCAGCACAGCGGCTCCCTGGGACTTTGTGCTGAGTTCTGTGTCAGACTGGGATGTCCCATTGGTCCACACACTGCTCCAGGACAGTGGGATCCGCTCTATGGACAAAGACCTGCTCCAAAGGACACACAGCAGCGTGCGGGACAGCGGGTACgactcacagctctgcctggtgCTGCGGCAGAACTcggacaggagctgcagtgtggggagcagagctgcctttccCCCAGTTTCAGACCTTTTTTGGCAGCTGGACTAAATCcatccacctcctgcccctTCCCTGGGCCTTCAGTGGGAGCTGGGCAGTGCCCCACACCTCCTGGGGGTGATACATCTTCAACCAGTGCCTGCTGATAGTGAGGTGATATGGGATGAAACGTTCTGCCCCAGCCCCTGCGAGGACACAGCGGTGCACTGAGCTGAGCTCACTgcatcaccccacagcagcaggggcGCAGCTGTGCATCCTCCTTGCAGCCATTGGGTTCTGCAGTGGCTCCCTCCTGTTGGGATCCATGGGGTGGCTGGTCCCCTCACCATCTTCGCCCTGGCTACGGCTGTGGTTGGGCTGGTTGTACTTACAGATGGTTTTTACTGCCCCTAAACTGTcgggtttgtttttttaattgtctttttcccccctgtttTTAGTGaacttttaataaaatgaaggaacagagagagctctgtgctgcctgaggTGTGTCAAACTCCGAATAGCGTCAGTTTAtgggtgggtttgggggggggtggaggagctgcaggggattgcagtgctctgctctaTAGGGTGCACGGCTGCCCTCTgtcctggggggggggtcactCAGGTATATGGGGTTGGGGACATTGGGGTGGGTGCATAGACGGATGGGAGAGCCCTGGGGGGCCACCAACTGTATTTCAATGAGGGTTTGGGTTTCGTTCCACGGGCTCAGGACCCCCGTCTCCATCCCCTTTTCCTCCCGTGTGGCCCCGCAGCTCTGCGGGAATCCATCATTTACCCCCAAACCGCCCCAAAATGCTGCGTTTCCCCGCAGCATCCCCTCAAAGTGGGGCACCCCGTTACCGCCGGGGGCGGCTCCGCTGCACCGCCGCATCCGCAGCCGCCGGGGGAGGGTGGaaagggaatggggggggggaggggcggTGCTGCGGACGGGGCCGGTGCGGTGCAGCGCTGTGCGGGTGGTGGGGGCGGCCCTCCGCACCGCTCCGCTCCATCCCCGGCCCCGGGGGGCGGAGGGGCGGATGATGCGGAGCGATGAGCGCGCTGCGGGGCTGGGGTGGCTGCTGGCGCGCTGCTGTCGCTGACCCGAGAGCAGGTAGGTCCCCGCTCCTCCGCTCCATCCCCGTCTCCTCCTTGACCacccctccccccaaccccGGACCCTCCGGCCCCACCGCTGCGGTGTTTGGATGCTGCGGTACCGCACCGCCCCCGTGTGCGCTCCCCGCGTGTCCCCTGGGTGTCCCCTGGGACGCAGCGCCGCGATGCTGAGCCCCCACCCCGGGACCCCCACAGGACACATCCTCACTGCGGCCCCTCCGTGCCCCGGGTGTCCCCTTCATGATGCAGCACGGCCTTGGGTCCCCCCAGGACGTGTCCCCATCGCAGCCCCTCCGTGTCCCCATCACCTTGGGAGCCCCAGGATGTGTCCACGTTTCAGCCCCTCCATGTCCCCCAGGTCCCCAGGTGTCCCCTTTATATTTATATGTAGAAGGCCCTAAGTCCCCATTGCAGCCCCTCTGTGTGCCCTGGGTCCCCAGATGTCCCTTTGGGAATGCAGCATGGCCTTGGGTTCCCCAGGACGGATCCCTTTGCAGTGCCCCAGGTGCCCATGGCCTCAGCTCCCCTCCAGGACACGTCCCCATTGGGTCCCCTCCGTGTCCCCCAGATCCCCAGGTTCCTTTGGGTCCTCGTAGAACATGTCCCCATTGCAGCCCCTCCATGTCCCCCAGGTGTCCCTTTAGCATGCAGCGTGGCCTTGGATGCCACAGGATATATCCCTACTGCAGCCCCTTGTGCTTCCCAGGTCCCCGTGGCATCACATCTACCCAGGACATGTCCCCATCACAGCCCCTCTGTGTCCCCCAGGTGTCCCTTCAGGGACTCAGCATGGCCTTGAGTCCCCCCAGCAACAACATCCCCATTGAAATCCTTCTGTGTCCCCATGGCCTCAGGTCCCCCCTAGAGCATGTCCCCACTGAGTCCCCTCCACATCCACCAGGTCCCCACCACCCCATGTCCCTCCAGATGCATCCCTGGTGCTGCCTCTCCATGTCTCCCTGGTCCCCCCAGGATGTGTCCTCATCGCAGTCCCTCCACATCCATTGGGACCCTACAGCCTTAACCATGGGGCATCCAGTGTGTGCCTACATGGAACCCAACCCACATCCATGGGGCACCCAACCCTTGTCCATGGGGCACCCAACCCACATCCATGGGGCACCCAACTCTTGACCATGGAGGATCCAACTGCTGACCTTGGGGTACCCAACACACGAGTCCCACCACCAATCCCCACTCTGGCCCTCAGGCCCCACAGGTGCCACCCCACAGACCGGTGCCCCGCAGCGGAGGCTCCCGCGGTCCGTCTGGCCAGAGGGACGGGCTTTGTCCGAGGTCACCCACCCCAGCAGGTTGGTGGGGCACAGCGCAGGTGGAGAGGTCCCAAAGCATCAGCTGGACACCAGAGTCCGGAATGAGTCTGGAACAGGAGGCGGCCCCGTAAGTGCACGGCGTTCCCATCACCCTAATGGGTTCCTATTAAAGCTCAGCTCCGGAGGTGCACGTGCAAGTACACGGCTCATGAATAATGAACGGCCCCACTCAGTGCTGGGGAGATGGATCCGGTGCTGTGCCACGTGCCACCGAGCCACGCTTTGGGGTGGCCCCGTGCATCCAGCACCGACCCCAGTCTCTTGCAGGGGGTGCATCTGGCACAGGTCAGCTTCATGGTGCGTGCCTTTGGGTCAGCCTTCATCCTGGACCTGGAGCTCAACCAGTGAGTGTCCACATGAGCCTTTCTGTGGGGTGATGCCTGCTATGGGGCatcgctatggggctgggtgggagccCTCCTCAATGCAGACAGGGCACAGAGGTTGTGGCATTGCGGTGTCCCCTTGGGCTGGGTTCCCAATGGCTGGAGTGCAGTGCATGGCACACAGTGGGGTGAAGGTGGCAGGGCGGCCCCCACTGTCCTCACcccactgctgtccccacagccacctcctCGCCTCGCACTATGTGGAACGGCACCTCGGCACCgggcagaacagcagcagcacggtGAgactgtgccatgccatgctgtgccatgctatgccatgccatgctgtgccatgctgtgctgtgccatgctgtgccatgctgtgccatactgtgccatgctgtgccatgttgtgccatgctgtgccatgttGTGCCATGTCGTGCCATGTTGTGCCATGTTGTGCCATgttgtgccatgctgtgccatgttGTGCCATGTTATGCCATATTGTGCCGTGTTGTGTCATGTTGTGCCATGTCGTGCCATATTGTATCATGTCGTGCCATATTGTGCCGTGTTGTGTCATGTCGTGCCATGTTGTGCCATATTGTGTCATATTGTGCCGTGTTGTGCCATGTTCTGTCATGTCGTGCCATATTGTGCCATATTGTGTCATGTCGTGCCATGTTGTGTCATGTTGTTCCATGTTGTTCCATGTTGTGCCATATTGTGCCATGTTCTGTCATGTTGTGCCATATTGTGTCATGTTGTGCCATATTTTGCCATGTTGTGTCATGTTGTGTCATGTTGTTCCATGTTGTGCCATGTCGTGCCATATTGTATCATGTCGTGCCATATTGTGCCGTATTGTGCCATGTTGTGCCGTATTGTGCCGTATTGTGCCATATTGTGCCGTACTGTGCCATATTGTGCCGTATTGTGCCATATTGTGCCATGTTGTGCCATGTTGTGATATGCTGTGTCCTACCAcaccatgctgtgccatgctgagTTTTGCCATGTTGTGCCATGTAGTACCACATTGCTCTGTGCCAtaccatgctgtgctgtgttgtgccaCACTGTGCCATGTTGTGACGTGATATGTTGTGATAAGTTGGGCCCtaccatgccatgctgtgccatgttGTGCCATACCACGCTATGCTGTGCTATGCCACATGGTGCCATGTTGTGTCATGTTGTGACGTGTTGTGCCATACCATGCCATGTTGTGACATCTGACATGTTAAGTTGTGCCCTacaatgctgtgctgtgccatgttGTGCCATGTTGTCCCATGCTGTGCctccccacagcacacagcagtgccccCTGGGCTCAGCCCTGTCCCCTCTCTTAGGCTGTGGGTGAGCACTGCTACTACCAGGGCCGGGTTCGCGGGCAGCCCCGCTCCTTTGCAGCGCTCTCCAGCTGCCAGGGGCTACAGTGAGTATCGACCCCAACCCCatgtcagagctgtgctgacagagcagggctgtgggcacaaCCTTTGGGGGCTTCCTTTGCAGTGGGGTCTTCTCAGATGGACGGGATTTATTCCTGATTGAGCCACAGGAGGGCACCGAGCACGGGGAGGTGAGTGGGGACCCTCACCCTGCCTCAGTTTTCCCACTAAATGCATGGGGACATGGAACACCCATGACTCTCCCTGCAATAGGGTCTCCAACCACATCTCATCCAGCGCACCCCAAGCTGTGCCCAGCCAGGTAAGCACTGTGCTCTGGCACTGTGTATGGCATCCCCAGTGTGCCCAGTGCCCCgatcccactgtccccattccctgcaggctgcatgcTGGGTGCCATGGGGCAGTACAGCTTGGGCAGCTCAGCCAggctgcggcggcggcggaggcaGGTGAGTGGTGGGAACATGGGGAGGacatggggctggggacagggaTATAGGGCTCGAGACAGAGGTGTGGGGTTGGGGAGAAGGACACAGGACAAAGATATGGAGTAAGGAACAGAGACAGGAGCACAGGGTTGGGGACAGGGATACAGTGCTGGGGACAAGGTCATGGGGTCGGGTACAgaggatatggggctggggacaggagAGTGGGGATGGCTACATCAGCATAGAGTTGGAGACATGGGGCTGGGTACAGGGGCAGACTATGGGGCTCACAGCCATGAAATAGGGCTAGAAACTCCCAAACCCCACTCCTtaccccatacatccccatgGGCACTGCTCACCTCCTTCCCCACCCGCAGGTGCGTCGGGCGCAGCACACGGTGCACAGTGAGACCAAGTACATCGAGCTGGCCGTGGTGAACGACCATCAGCTGGtagggatgtggggcagggggatggcAATGGGGCGGCCGCCCACCCTCTGCTCCCCAAAGTTCCTACAGCTCCGCAGATCCGTGGTGCTCACCAGCAACTTCGCCAAGTCTGTGGTCAACCTGGCTGACATGGTGAGTGTGGGTCCATCCATGGGGTGGGGACTGCGGGTCCATCTATAGGGTGCTGAGTGTGGCGCTGTCTGTGGTGCTGCTCCCATGGCGCGTTGTACCCCACAACCATCCCACTGTGAGATTtgccccattgtgccccatgGCACATTGAGCCCGTCATCATCCTCATGGTACACAGTGCCCCATTGCCATCCCCAATGTGCGTTGTGCCCCATTGTACCCCATCATGCCCCACTGCCGTCCCCATGGCACGTTGTTCTCTACTACCATCCACATGGCATGGTGTACCCTATTGCCACTCCCATGGTGCATTGtgccccactgtgccccatagcaccccatggTCACCCTATTGCAGATCTACAAGGAGCAGCTCAACACCCGCATCGTGCTGGTGGCCATGGAGACGTGGGCTGCAGGGGACCGCATCCGCATGGAGGAGGACTCAATGGGGATCCTCAATGAGTTCATGCGGCACCGGCGTGAGGAGCACAGCGACGCTGTCCACCTCTTCTCGTGAGCATGGGGCCGGGAGCCCACCCCATGGCCACATGCCCACATCCCCATTTGCCCCATCCCTTGCAGGGGACGCACCTTCCAGAGCAGCCGCAGTGGTACCGCCTTCGTTGGGGGTATCTGCTCAGCCGGGCGCGCTGGCGGGGTCAATGAGGTGGGTGATGTGGGTGTAGGATGGATGGAGGGCATGGGACCCCATGGTGACAACATTGTCCCCACTGGAGATCCCATAATGACCAAACTGTCCCCATTGCAGTATGGCAACATGGCGGCCATGGCGGTGACGCTGGCGCAGACTTTGGGTCAGAATGTGGGCATGATGTGGAACAAGCACCGCACATCGGCAGGTAGCAATGGGGACAGGGGTGGCACCCATGGGGACAATGTCCCCTCCTTGGCACCGCAGTGCTCTGCCATCCCATAGGGGACTGCCGCTGCCCCGATGTGTGGCTGGGCTGCATCATGGAGGACACGGGGTGAGCGCTGTCCCCACGTGGCACACGGCCACCCCAGGAGGTGCCATCCGTGGGGTGCTCCCACAGTGGGGTGGTGGAGGGCACAGTGGGGTCATTGGGGGCacgggggagggggggatgtGGGTGCAGAGGGGTCATCGTGAGCATggtggggtcagtgggggtacagtggggtcagtggggcacaGCTGGATGGTGGAGGGCacattggggtcagtggggcacaGTGAGGCCGTGTTGGCACTGTGGGGTTGTAGAGTCA of Coturnix japonica isolate 7356 chromosome 27, Coturnix japonica 2.1, whole genome shotgun sequence contains these proteins:
- the ADAM11 gene encoding disintegrin and metalloproteinase domain-containing protein 11; this translates as MSALRGWGGCWRAAVADPRAGPTGATPQTGAPQRRLPRSVWPEGRALSEVTHPSRLVGHSAGGEVPKHQLDTRVRNESGTGGGPGVHLAQVSFMVRAFGSAFILDLELNHHLLASHYVERHLGTGQNSSSTAVGEHCYYQGRVRGQPRSFAALSSCQGLHGVFSDGRDLFLIEPQEGTEHGEGLQPHLIQRTPSCAQPGCMLGAMGQYSLGSSARLRRRRRQVRRAQHTVHSETKYIELAVVNDHQLFLQLRRSVVLTSNFAKSVVNLADMIYKEQLNTRIVLVAMETWAAGDRIRMEEDSMGILNEFMRHRREEHSDAVHLFSGRTFQSSRSGTAFVGGICSAGRAGGVNEYGNMAAMAVTLAQTLGQNVGMMWNKHRTSAGDCRCPDVWLGCIMEDTGYYLPQKFSRCSIDEYNQFLQDGGGSCLFNKPLKLLDPPECGNGFVEAGEECDCGSQTECARSGGNCCKKCTLTHDAMCSDGLCCRGCKYEPRGVSCREAVNECDIPETCTGDSSQCPPNLHKLDGYFCDNEQGRCYGGRCKTRDRQCNALWGRGSAERFCYEKLNVEGTERGNCGHEGAGWTQCNKQDVLCGFLLCANISGAPRLGELSGEVATTTFFHQNRYVDCRGGHVQLADGSELSYVEDGTPCGPAMLCLDHKCLPVTAFNFSSCPGSGDGKICFEHGVCSNEGKCICQPEWTGKDCSVYDPIPEPKPTGETERYKGPSGTNIIIGSIAGAVLVAAIVLGGTGWGFKNIRRGRYDPAQQGV